The following proteins are encoded in a genomic region of Gossypium hirsutum isolate 1008001.06 chromosome D05, Gossypium_hirsutum_v2.1, whole genome shotgun sequence:
- the LOC107907440 gene encoding cytochrome P450 734A1: MDGVLQWLKLVAVSFMVLVLVLKVIVLLWWRPKRIEDHFSRQGIRGPPYHFFIGNVKELVGMMLKASSQPMPFSHNILPRVLSFYHHWKKIYGATFLVWFGPTVRLTVADPDLIREIFTSKSEFYEKNEAHPLIRQLEGDGLLSLKGEKWAHHRKIITPTFHMENLKLLVPLVAQRVTHMLDKWSAMSTNTGEIEIEVCEWFQTLTEDVITRTAFGTSYEDGKAIFRLQAQQMVLAAEAFQKVFIPGYRFLPTKRNIRLWKLDRDVKKSLMKLIDGRKNKLGNTVQEKGPKDLLGLMMQASNSSPNVTVHDIIEECKSFFFAGKQTTSNLLTWTTVLLAMHPHWQVLAREEVLKVCGSRDIPSKDDVVKLKTLTMILNESLRLYPPTIATIRRAKIDAELGGYMILRDTELLIPILAVHHDQAIWGNDANEFNPARFSEGVARAAKHPVGFIPFGLGVRTCIGQNLAILQAKLTLSIILQRFSFRLAPTYQHAPTVLMLLYPQYGAPIIFQPLPESTVPRDQGS, from the exons aTGGATGGTGTTTTACAGTGGTTGAAGCTGGTTGCTGTATCATTCATGGTGTTAGTTTTGGTGTTAAAAGTGATAGTGTTGCTTTGGTGGAGACCAAAAAGGATTGAAGATCATTTCTCAAGACAAGGGATTAGAGGACCTCCTTACCATTTCTTCATTGGAAATGTTAAGGAGCTTGTTGGGATGATGTTAAAGGCTTCTTCTCAACCTATGCCTTTTTCCCACAATATCCTCCCTAGAGTCCTTTCTTTCTACCATCATTGGAAGAAAATCTATG GTGCAACATTTCTGGTTTGGTTTGGCCCGACGGTTCGCCTCACGGTGGCCGACCCTGATCTGATAAGGGAAATCTTCACTTCCAAATCCGAATTCTATGAAAAGAATGAAGCTCACCCTCTAATTAGACAGCTCGAAGGTGATGGTCTCCTTAGTCTCAAAGGCGAAAAATGGGCTCATCATAGAAAAATCATAACTCCCACTTTCCATATGGAGAATCTCAAA tTGCTAGTGCCATTGGTTGCACAAAGAGTAACCCATATGCTCGACAAATGGTCGGCAATGTCGACCAACACCGGCGAGATTGAAATCGAAGTCTGCGAATGGTTTCAGACCCTTACCGAAGATGTCATTACTCGTACGGCGTTTGGGACCAGTTATGAAGATGGAAAAGCCATTTTCCGACTACAAGCCCAACAAATGGTGCTTGCAGCCGAGGCATTTCAAAAGGTTTTCATCCCTGGTTATag GTTTTTGCCGACCAAGAGGAACATAAGGCTTTGGAAATTGGATAGGGATGTCAAAAAGTCGTTGATGAAGTTAATCGATGGACGGAAAAACAAGTTGGGGAACACAGTGCAAGAGAAAGGACCTAAGGACTTGCTGGGATTAATGATGCAGGCCTCAAATTCCAGTCCAAATGTCACAGTCCATGACATAATTGAAGAGTGTAAGAGCTTTTTCTTTGCCGGCAAACAGACCACATCCAATTTGTTGACGTGGACGACTGTTCTTCTAGCAATGCACCCACACTGGCAGGTGCTCGCACGTGAGGAGGTGCTTAAGGTGTGTGGATCACGTGACATACCTTCCAAAGATGATGTTGTAAAGCTTAAGACG CTCACTATGATATTAAATGAATCTTTACGATTATATCCACCAACAATAGCAACAATTAGACGAGCCAAAATTGATGCGGAGTTAGGGGGTTACATGATTCTTCGTGATACCGAACTTTTGATACCGATTTTAGCCGTTCATCATGATCAAGCCATATGGGGCAACGATGCTAATGAGTTCAACCCGGCTCGGTTCTCTGAAGGTGTGGCACGTGCAGCAAAACATCCCGTGGGGTTCATCCCGTTTGGGCTTGGGGTCCGCACGTGTATCGGGCAAAACCtagccattttacaagccaaGTTAACACTTTCTATCATACTTCAACGCTTCTCCTTTAGGTTGGCCCCAACTTATCAACATGCACCGACGGTTCTGATGCTACTTTACCCACAATATGGAGCACCAATCATCTTTCAACCTCTGCCAGAATCCACTGTTCCAAGAGATCAAGGGTCATGA